From the genome of Haloarcula taiwanensis:
CCGACTGAAAGCGGATATCCGTACAGCACTCGCAAAGGACCCGGCGGCGACCAGTGCCATAGAGGTCGCGCTCACCTATCCCGGCCTGCACGCGATCTGGGCCTACCGGGTCGCGCACTGGCTCTGGACCAACGACTGGACGCTGCTCGCCAGACTCGTCTCCCACATCACGCGGTTCCTGACAGGCGTCGAGATTCATCCCGCCGCGGAGGTCGGCGACCGCGTATTCATCGACCACGGGATGGGTATCGTCATCGGTGAGACGGCCGAGATCGGCGACGACGTGCTCCTGTACCACGGCGTGACGCTCGGCGGCACGTCCATGCGACGGGAGAAGCGCCACCCGACAGTCGAAGACGGCGCGACCGTCGGTGCTGACGCCTCGATAATGGGACCGATTACCGTCGGAGAAAACGCCTCCGTCGGCGCTGGCGCTGTCGTCGTTGACGACGTGGCGCCGGAGACGACAGTCGTCGGCAACCCGGCGGAACCAGTCGGTGCGGACGGTGTCACTTCACCGAATCCAGACCCTATCATCGCCGACGGGTAACAGGGACAGACACGTTCTTTTCGGTCGAGCTAGTACCACAGCAGCATGAGTGACTCGCCACACGAGGCGTTACGTGCGGACCCCGACATCGGGCCGCTGGTCGCGGCACACGGCGAACTCACGCTTGACCCCGCATCAGACCTCTTTGAGCGACTCGTCGTTTCGATTCTCCGCCAGCAAGTGTCGATGGCGTCGGCCGCCGCAACGCGAGAGCGGCTGTTCGACGCCGTCACCGTGACGCCGGCGGGCATCAGAGAGGCAGATGACGAGGTGCTCCGGGATGCTGGTCTCTCGCGGCAGAAGACTCGTTACGTCAACGAGGTCGCCGACACGTTTCTGGACCATGGCTACTCGCTGGAGACGTTCGCGGACGCCAGTGACGAGGAGATCCGCGAGGCCCTGACAGCGATTACGGGTGTCGGCGACTGGACTGCAAATATGCAACTCCTGTTCGCGTTCGGCCGCGAAGACGTGTTCCCGGTCGGCGACCTCGGCATCCGCAAGGGGTTCGAAGCCGTCGTCGGAGAGGGGTACAGCCGCGCAGAGATGCGCGAGTACGCCGAGCGGTGGTCGCCGTATCGGAGCTACGCGAGCCTGTATCTGTGGCGGGCCAGCGAGGATATCTCCGAGAGCGTCGCCGAAGTGCGCGAGGACTGAGCCGGTTCGGAATCTGGTGCGAACGGTTACTCCTCGCTCTGTTCCTCTTCTTCGGTCTCCACGTCTGACTCGTCGTCGGCACGGCGGGTCACGTCGACCTGATAGTGCTTGAGGATGTCCCGTCCCAGCAACAACGGGTAGTCCATGTGCCCGCGGTCTTCGACGCTTGCGGTGACGGTGTGCTGGGTCCCGCCAACACCGACGACAAGGTCGACGACCGGGCGCGACCGACCGGACTTGAGGCTCCCGGACTTGATTTTCACGATGTCGAGAATCGGTCCCGTTCCGATTTCCGCGGCGAGTTTGGCGTCGATACTAGTTCTGGTCGCACCCGTGTCGGACTTCGCGAGGACGGACTTGGTCCCCTGGGTCCCGGTGACGACGACCTCCTCGATGTAGCCCACGACGACGTTCTCCTGCGCCTGCGGCTGTGGCTTTTTCGGCGTACACGCGGGCTTGGAGTCGTCGAGTCGGTCCGAGAGCCGTTCGACAGTTTCGTCGTCGACACTCCCGCCAGCGCGCTCGATGGCGAGCTGGGCGATATAGGGAGCGGGGCTGACACCACTTGCCTTGAACAGGCCGCGGAATCCGGCGGTGGGGTTGACTTCGAGCACGTAGTACCCGTCGTCGCTTTGCACAATGTCGACGCCGGCGTAGTCCAGCCCGATTGCCTCCACCGAGTCGAGGGCTATCTCCCTGACCCGCTCGGGGAGCTTGCCGGTCATGTCCTCAACGTCGCCGCCCAGCGCGACGTTGGTCCGCCACTCGCCCTCGGGCGCGTAGCGGTTCATCGCGCCGACGATCTGGTCGCCGACGACGTACACGCGGAGGTCGTGGTGGCGTTTCTCGTCGTGTTCCATGTACTCCTGTAAGAACGCGTAGCGGCCCCCGACCTGTGCGTTGACCTGGTTTTCGATGTCGACCATCCACGTTCCGCCGCCGTGAGTGCCGATGGCCGTCTTGTACACCGCGCGGTCACCGAAGCGGTCCCGCTCCTCGTTTAACATATCGCTCGACAGCGCGAGCAACGCGTCCGGGACCGGGACGCCGGCGTCGGCCAATGCGGCAGCGCTCGCAAACTTGTGTAAGGCCGTCGTCGCCGCCATTGGCTCGTTCAACATCGGTGCGAGCCGGCTGATGGTCATCCCCAGTCCGATCCCTTCGGCAGGGTGTTCGCTGCTTGACAGCAGCAGTCGGTTCGCAACGACGTCGACACTTGGGTTGAGTGTCATCTCGCCGTCAGCAACGCTGACCGCAGTGTTTTCCGCGCGAAGCCACTCCGTTCCGTAGCCCATCTCGTCGACCGCGTTCAGAATCGCCTTCGATTCTTTGCTTGAGTGGAGACTGAGAACACCCACTGTGAGGTCTTGGTCGCTCATGTTGTCGCCTTCTGCCGGCCCCAGTATAGGTGTACGGATGCGGCATGCGGCACGGCCAGTCCGGACCTGCCTCGCCGGAGGGGTTTTATCAGCCGCCTCGTGTTGTGAGTGCATGGGCAAGGCCGAGCCGTTCACCTACGACGGGGGAATTGTGTCGCCGGGGGAGACCCGCAACATTCGCTATACGGTCAGCGAGACGTATCTGGGGGATGCCGTCCGAATGCCGGTTACCATCGTCAACGGGGAACGGCCCGGTCCGACAGTGTTTCTCACCGCAGCGGCACACGGCGACGAACTCAACGGCATCGAGGTCGTCCGGGAAGTGGCCCACGAGTGGGACCACGAGGGGCTGGCGGGGACGCTAATCTGTCTCCCGGTGCTGAACGTCCCTGCGTTTCTGGCACAGGAGCGATACCTGCCCATCTACGACAGAGACCTGAACCGCTCGTTCCCCGGTGACCCCGACTCGACGAGCGCCAAGCGGATGGCACACAAGATTTTCCGGAACTTCCTGGCCCCCTGTGACGTGGGCCTCGATTTCCACACGTCAACACGCGGGCGAACTAACATGCTCCATGTCCGGGCAGACATGGACGACCCGTCAGTCGCGCGGGTCGCGAACGCCTTCGCGTCGAACGTCATCATCTCCTCTGACGGCCCGTCAGGGTCGCTCCGGCGGGAACTGAGCGATTCGGGCGTCCCAACGATCACGATAGAGATGGGCGAAGCCCACCGGTTCCAGCGACCGCTTATCGACTCGGCACTGGAGAGCGTCCGGTCGGTGCTCGCGGAGTTTGGCCTCCGTGACTCCGATACGGTCCGGTGGCCGGGCTGGCGGACAGTCATCGACGACAGTGGCGAGAAAACCTGGATACGGGCGGACTCGGGCGGTTTAGTGGACATGCACTACGACCGCGGCGACCTGGTGTATGAAGACGACGTGATCTGTACGATCGCGAACCCGTTCAAGACGGAGAACACGCTGATGCGTGCGCCGTTTACCGGCCTGCTGGTCGGCATCCTCGAGAATCCACTGGTGTATCCCGGGAACCCCCTCTGTCACCTTGTCAGACTTGATGACCGGACACAGCGCGCAATCGAGTGGAACCGTCGGACGGACGACGACGATTGGTAACTGCGGAGTAGTCAATTGACGAACGTCTTCGGGCAGGATTCCGGCGATACGCGTCCGTTGTAGAAACTACTATCTGTCCCCGGACTAACCCCCCAGTGTATGAGTCAGTCTTACAATCGCGGCACCGTCGAGGACTTCGGACGGTGGCGGGAGTTCACGGCCGGGATGTGGGCCTGGATCTTCCACAAGTTCACCGGCTGGGTTCTCGTGGGCTACCTGTTCACCCACATCGCGGTGCTGAGCACTTCGGTCGGCGTCGATCCGGCGAGCGCACAGGCAGGCACCGACCTCTACACCAGCACGCTCAGCGGCCTCGAATCGCTGCTGATCGTCCGGTTCCTCGAAGTCGGGCTCCTGGCCGTCGCCGTCTTCCACATCCTCAACGGGATTCGACTGCTGATGGTTGACCTCGGCGTTGGGCTGGAATCGCAGGACAAGAGCTTCTACGCCTCGCTCGTGCTGACGGGCGCCATCGTCGTCGCAAGCGTGCCGACGTTCCTCGGGGGGAAACTACTCTAATGGCACAGCACTACTCCTCCTTTGACCGCGGCGGCCGTCGCTGGCTGTTCCAGCGCCTGACAGCGGTGTTCCTGATCGGCGTGCTCGCGTTCCACTTCATGCTGTTGCACTTCGTGAACCACGCCGCAGATATCACGTTCCTGGGCACGCAGGCCCGAATGAGTCAGGTCAGCTACTTCGCGACGATGTGGCTGTTCCTCGTGACCGCGACGTTCCACGGCGTCAACGGCGTGTACAACGCGCTGGTCAACCAGGGACTCACCGGTTCCCAGAAAAACGCAGTCAAATATATGCTCGGCATCGCCGGCCTCCTGCTCGTCGTGCAGGGGACCCGCGTGTCGCTGGCCATGACGACCCTCGTCTGAACTATGAGCACGCAAATCGAACAACAGGAGACCGAAACGGAGGCCGACGAGGAGACAGAGCCCGAGGTCGAATCCCCGGGTGACCGTCGGCGCGCACAGCGAGACGAACGACAGGCACAGGAGCAGGCCCAGCGAGAAGTCGAAGAGGAGACGCTCGACGACGAAGACACGATCACGCTGAAGGTGTTCCGCTATGACCCCGAAGTCGAGGGGAAGCAGGAACCACGGTTCGACGACTTCCGCGTCCCGTTCCACAAGGGGATGACTATCCTCGATGCCCTCATCTACGCACGGGACCACTACGACTCATCGCTGACCTTCCGACACTCCTGCCGGCAGGCCGTCTGTGGATCCGATGCGCTGTTTGTCAACGGGAGACAGCGACTCGGCTGCAAGACGCAGATATCCGAGCTCGAGGACCCCATCCGTATCGAGCCACTGCCCCATCAGGAGGTCGTGAAGGACCTCGTCGTCGACATGGAGCACTTCTACGACCAGATGGAGGCCGTCGAGCCGTACTTCGACGCCGACGAGCTCCCTGAGGACGAACTCGAAGAGCAACGCCAGACCCGGGAGAACCGCGAAAAGGTCAAGATGTCCACGCGGTGTATCTGGTGTGGCGCGTGCATGTCCTCGTGTAACATCGCCGCCGGCGACAACGAGTACCTCGGCCCCGCCGCCATCAACAAGGCCTACCGGTTCGCGATGGACGAACGCGAAGGCGAGAACCGCAAGCAGGAGCGCCTGCGTATCATCGAACAGGAACACGGCGTCTGGCGCTGCCAGACCCAGTTCTCCTGTACCGAAGTGTGTCCGAAGGACATCCCGCTGACAGAGCACATCCAGGAGCTCAAGCGGGAAGCAGTCAAGAACAACCTCAAATTCTGGTAGCGCCGTCACGTCCCTGAGACGTAGTTTTCCGATGTAGCCTTTCACAGCCGCTCACTCCGCGCACTGAAAATTTCAGTGTCTGTATAGTTTACCACAGAGTCGTGGCTCTCTCATATATATCCGTCTTTGGAGACTCTCTAGAGACAATCTGGCCCCATTTGGGACAGTGCGAAAGAACTTGCCATCTAGTTGGCCGAAACGAATTTTCAGTAGCACAGAATAATTTTCACCGGAGGGACACTCCATGCGAACAACACATTCACCATGGTGCGGGAGGATATCCCGATGACCGATGACAGCGCCAGTCGGCAGGTGAGCAGGCGGCGTGTCCTCAGTGCGGGCGGGGCGGCACTCGGCGGGCTCACGCTGGGCGGCGCTTCGGTGGTCGCACAGTCCGACAACGGTGGCGGGAACGCCCGTTCCTACCGGGTAACAGTGACGAATCTCACACAAGGGCAACCGTTCACGCCGCCGGCAGTTGCAGTCCACCGGCCAAGCGTCGAGGTGTTTGCAGTCGGCGACGAGGCGAACGAGCCGACGCGACAAATCGCTGAGAACGGCAATCTCGACCCGTTGGTCGGCCTAATAGAAGCGACCAACGCGATTCGCGGGGCGGCTGTCGGCGAAGGGCCAGTCGTCCCGAAGGCCGACCCGGGCAACACGGGCCACCCGTACTACCGGGAACTCCACATCGAAGCCGACGCCAGCGCGCGGTATCTGACGTTCATCAGCATGCTCATCGCTACGAACGACGGCTTCGTTGGCCTCGATACTGTGCCGCTCCCACAGGAGTCAAACAGCTCAGTGACCTACTACGCGAACGGATACGACGCCGGCACTGAACAGAACACAGAGCGGTTTGAAGACTTGGTCCCACCGGCGAAGACGCTGATTCTCGGCGGCGAAGCCGAAGGAACGACTGAGAGCAACCCAGACATCGCCGAGGACGGGGTCATCACGCCCCACCCGGGCATCAGAGGGACTGGGAATCTCCCGCAGGCAGTGTACGACTGGGACGAACCGGCCGCAGTCGTTCAGGTCGAGCGACTCTGAACTGCGAGACACTGGCGGAGTGGCGACTGCGATGGCTTCGTCGGTACCGTCTCGTCCAGCGTCGCCAGCGTGGCGCGCAAGCGGTGCGTCGCGACACCGGGTGAAATAAAGTGGGTTCGGACAGGACAAGGCCCCAAACGGGGAACTGCGTTCAGCTATCGGAACAGATAAACTCGAAGCGCGCACCGCCGCTTTCGCTGTCGGTGGCGATGACCTCCCAGTTGTGTGCGTCGACGATTTGTTCGACGATGCAGAGCCCGAACCCGGTTCCCTCATCGGCCGTCGAGTAGCCGGGTTCGAACAGGTCCGCGGTGCCGTCCTGAAAGCCCGCGCCGTCGTCCGTGACGTAGAATCCCCACGGCTCTGTTCCGACGGTGACGGTCACGTCGTCGCCACCGTGTTCGATAGCGTTCCGAAAGAGGTTCTCAAGTAATTCCAGCATCGCGCCTTCGTCGGCCTTGATGCTGTCGTCAGCAACAGTTTCAAGCGTCGCGTTCTGGGTGTCGACCATCGACCAGGCCCGCTGAGAAAGGGCGTCGAGGTCGACTGTTTCGATCTCCGTCGGGTCGACGCCCTGTTTGGCGAGTACGAGCAAGTCGTCGATGAGCGTGTACATTCGGTCAATGCTCCGCTCGGCTCGCTCGAAGTGTGCTTCTTCGCCGGTCTCACGCGCGAGTTCGAGCGAGCCGTCGAGGACATCCAGCGGGTTCCGGAGGTCGTGACTGATAGCGTCCGAGAAACGCTCAAGGCGCTGGTTCTGTCGTTTGAGTTCCTGTTCGCGCTGTTTCCGTTCGGAGATATCGCGGGTCGTAACGACAACGTGGTCTTCCAGCGGGCCGCTCGCGACCTGCTGGCCACGGGATTCCGCCCAGATCCAGTCACCATCGGCGTGGCGATATCGGTGTTCGATGACAGCGACGTACCCCGGGTCGTCTATCATCCGGCCGAACTCGGTGAGCGCGGTCGAGAGGTCGTCCGGGTGTACGTACTCGAAGAGGTCCGAGTCTTGCATTTCCTCTTGCTCGTAGCCGAGGACGCGTTCCACAGACGGGCTGATGTACTCGACGCTGCCCTGCTCGTCGAACACAGTGAGTACGTCGGAGGTGTGTGTGACGAACTGGTGAAACTGGGCCTCAAAGCGCGGCCGGTCGCTGACATCGCGGGAGGTGAATACTCGGCAATCGCGGTCCGTCTCAGT
Proteins encoded in this window:
- a CDS encoding serine O-acetyltransferase, with amino-acid sequence MFDRLKADIRTALAKDPAATSAIEVALTYPGLHAIWAYRVAHWLWTNDWTLLARLVSHITRFLTGVEIHPAAEVGDRVFIDHGMGIVIGETAEIGDDVLLYHGVTLGGTSMRREKRHPTVEDGATVGADASIMGPITVGENASVGAGAVVVDDVAPETTVVGNPAEPVGADGVTSPNPDPIIADG
- a CDS encoding 3-methyladenine DNA glycosylase codes for the protein MSDSPHEALRADPDIGPLVAAHGELTLDPASDLFERLVVSILRQQVSMASAAATRERLFDAVTVTPAGIREADDEVLRDAGLSRQKTRYVNEVADTFLDHGYSLETFADASDEEIREALTAITGVGDWTANMQLLFAFGREDVFPVGDLGIRKGFEAVVGEGYSRAEMREYAERWSPYRSYASLYLWRASEDISESVAEVRED
- a CDS encoding ATP-dependent carboxylate-amine ligase, which translates into the protein MSDQDLTVGVLSLHSSKESKAILNAVDEMGYGTEWLRAENTAVSVADGEMTLNPSVDVVANRLLLSSSEHPAEGIGLGMTISRLAPMLNEPMAATTALHKFASAAALADAGVPVPDALLALSSDMLNEERDRFGDRAVYKTAIGTHGGGTWMVDIENQVNAQVGGRYAFLQEYMEHDEKRHHDLRVYVVGDQIVGAMNRYAPEGEWRTNVALGGDVEDMTGKLPERVREIALDSVEAIGLDYAGVDIVQSDDGYYVLEVNPTAGFRGLFKASGVSPAPYIAQLAIERAGGSVDDETVERLSDRLDDSKPACTPKKPQPQAQENVVVGYIEEVVVTGTQGTKSVLAKSDTGATRTSIDAKLAAEIGTGPILDIVKIKSGSLKSGRSRPVVDLVVGVGGTQHTVTASVEDRGHMDYPLLLGRDILKHYQVDVTRRADDESDVETEEEEQSEE
- a CDS encoding deacylase, which encodes MGKAEPFTYDGGIVSPGETRNIRYTVSETYLGDAVRMPVTIVNGERPGPTVFLTAAAHGDELNGIEVVREVAHEWDHEGLAGTLICLPVLNVPAFLAQERYLPIYDRDLNRSFPGDPDSTSAKRMAHKIFRNFLAPCDVGLDFHTSTRGRTNMLHVRADMDDPSVARVANAFASNVIISSDGPSGSLRRELSDSGVPTITIEMGEAHRFQRPLIDSALESVRSVLAEFGLRDSDTVRWPGWRTVIDDSGEKTWIRADSGGLVDMHYDRGDLVYEDDVICTIANPFKTENTLMRAPFTGLLVGILENPLVYPGNPLCHLVRLDDRTQRAIEWNRRTDDDDW
- a CDS encoding succinate dehydrogenase, cytochrome b556 subunit, whose translation is MSQSYNRGTVEDFGRWREFTAGMWAWIFHKFTGWVLVGYLFTHIAVLSTSVGVDPASAQAGTDLYTSTLSGLESLLIVRFLEVGLLAVAVFHILNGIRLLMVDLGVGLESQDKSFYASLVLTGAIVVASVPTFLGGKLL
- a CDS encoding succinate dehydrogenase; this translates as MAQHYSSFDRGGRRWLFQRLTAVFLIGVLAFHFMLLHFVNHAADITFLGTQARMSQVSYFATMWLFLVTATFHGVNGVYNALVNQGLTGSQKNAVKYMLGIAGLLLVVQGTRVSLAMTTLV
- a CDS encoding succinate dehydrogenase, which encodes MSTQIEQQETETEADEETEPEVESPGDRRRAQRDERQAQEQAQREVEEETLDDEDTITLKVFRYDPEVEGKQEPRFDDFRVPFHKGMTILDALIYARDHYDSSLTFRHSCRQAVCGSDALFVNGRQRLGCKTQISELEDPIRIEPLPHQEVVKDLVVDMEHFYDQMEAVEPYFDADELPEDELEEQRQTRENREKVKMSTRCIWCGACMSSCNIAAGDNEYLGPAAINKAYRFAMDEREGENRKQERLRIIEQEHGVWRCQTQFSCTEVCPKDIPLTEHIQELKREAVKNNLKFW
- a CDS encoding PAS domain-containing sensor histidine kinase gives rise to the protein MPDQYLTSTDDFEAVLAEAPSVLTVTDTELVIRFVSPAIERILGYDMESLVGTNWLDLVHPEDTDRVRATLVGEREDDGTEYRFRNADGDWLWLETIVSTATETDRDCRVFTSRDVSDRPRFEAQFHQFVTHTSDVLTVFDEQGSVEYISPSVERVLGYEQEEMQDSDLFEYVHPDDLSTALTEFGRMIDDPGYVAVIEHRYRHADGDWIWAESRGQQVASGPLEDHVVVTTRDISERKQREQELKRQNQRLERFSDAISHDLRNPLDVLDGSLELARETGEEAHFERAERSIDRMYTLIDDLLVLAKQGVDPTEIETVDLDALSQRAWSMVDTQNATLETVADDSIKADEGAMLELLENLFRNAIEHGGDDVTVTVGTEPWGFYVTDDGAGFQDGTADLFEPGYSTADEGTGFGLCIVEQIVDAHNWEVIATDSESGGARFEFICSDS